Below is a window of Shewanella khirikhana DNA.
TGGACAGCATCGATGCGGTGGATCTGGTGATCAAGCTGCAGCAGCTCACCGGCAAAAAGATTAAGCCCGAAGAGTTCAAATCGGTGCGCACCGTAGAAGATGTGGTTAACGCCATCGAGGCGCTGGTTCAGGGCTGATGCGGGTTATTGAGGTATTGACGGCGGCTTTGCTGCTCGTCTACCCGCTGGCGGTTTGGCTGGGGCTGAATTACCTGCCTCCCGGCGTGCTGGCAGGTATGCTGTGTCTGCTGCTATTGCTGCGGTTGGTGTTAAAGCGCCAGCAACTCAAAGCCATGGCACTGCCGCTGCTGGCCGGGGTACTGCTTACCGCCGGCAGCTTGCTGGCCAAACGCCAGGATTGGCTGCTTTACTACCCGATAGTCATTAACCTGACCATGCTCGGGGTGTTCGGCCAGTCACTGCTGCGCGGCCCCAGCATGGTAGAGCGGCTGGCGCGCCTCGGCGAGCCGGACCTGCCCGAT
It encodes the following:
- a CDS encoding acyl carrier protein; the encoded protein is MDNREQILEKLTTILVDDFEIDADAISLEANLYQDLDLDSIDAVDLVIKLQQLTGKKIKPEEFKSVRTVEDVVNAIEALVQG